One region of Mus musculus strain C57BL/6J chromosome 15, GRCm38.p6 C57BL/6J genomic DNA includes:
- the Eny2 gene encoding transcription and mRNA export factor ENY2, with translation MVVSKMNKDAQMRAAINQKLIETGERERLKELLRAKLIECGWKDQLKAHCKEVIKEKGLEHVTVDDLVAEITPKGRALVPDSVKKELLQRIRTFLAQHASL, from the exons ATGGTG GTTAGCAAGATGAACAAAGATGCGCAGATGAGAGCAGCGATTAACCAAAAGTtaatagaaactggagaaagaGAACG CCTCAAAGAGTTGCTGAGAGCTAAATTAATTGAGTGCGGCTGGAAGGATCAGCTAAAGGCACACTGTAAAG aggtaattaaagaaaaaggactAGAACACGTTACTGTTGATGACTTGGTGGCTGAAATCACTCCAAAAGGCAGAG CCCTGGTACCTGACAGTGTAAAGAAGGAGCTCCTACAGAGAATAAGAACATTCCTTGCTCAGCATGCCAGCCTTTAA
- the Eny2 gene encoding transcription and mRNA export factor ENY2 isoform X1, protein MNKDAQMRAAINQKLIETGERERLKELLRAKLIECGWKDQLKAHCKEVIKEKGLEHVTVDDLVAEITPKGRALVPDSVKKELLQRIRTFLAQHASL, encoded by the exons ATGAACAAAGATGCGCAGATGAGAGCAGCGATTAACCAAAAGTtaatagaaactggagaaagaGAACG CCTCAAAGAGTTGCTGAGAGCTAAATTAATTGAGTGCGGCTGGAAGGATCAGCTAAAGGCACACTGTAAAG aggtaattaaagaaaaaggactAGAACACGTTACTGTTGATGACTTGGTGGCTGAAATCACTCCAAAAGGCAGAG CCCTGGTACCTGACAGTGTAAAGAAGGAGCTCCTACAGAGAATAAGAACATTCCTTGCTCAGCATGCCAGCCTTTAA